In Haliaeetus albicilla chromosome 3, bHalAlb1.1, whole genome shotgun sequence, the following are encoded in one genomic region:
- the IRX2 gene encoding LOW QUALITY PROTEIN: iroquois-class homeodomain protein IRX-2 (The sequence of the model RefSeq protein was modified relative to this genomic sequence to represent the inferred CDS: deleted 1 base in 1 codon) encodes MGSPYDAHTTGMTGAISYHPYGSPAYPYQLNDPAYRKNATRDATATLKAWLQEHRKNPYPTKGEKIMLAIITKMTLTQVSTWFANARRRLKKENKMTWAPRNKSEDEDDDEGDGARTKEESPHKMPESNETSAEDEGISLQVDSLTDHSCSAESDGEKLPCRAGDPLCESGSECKDKYEDVEEEEEEEEEEEEEDEEEEDIEEDDGGGGGERDPPAKPATSSPLAAVEAPLLGHPHADAARSASKAALGGRASPGPPTPASKPKLWSLAEIATSDLKSQSLGQGGQAAALSSAPPASAPHSAAYSPSSLLGRHIYYTSPFYSNYTNYGNFNALQSQGILRYNSAAVASNEGLSQTVLNASSVHKQSSDSLKTITNQLEQHYRPSSYDSKKDPTEVCTVGVQPYL; translated from the exons ATG GGCTCCCCTTACGACGCCCATACGACGGGGATGACCGGAGCCATCAGCTACCACCCGTACGGCAGCCCTGCCTACCCCTACCAGCTCAACGACCCCGCGTACAGG AAAAACGCCACCCGCGACGCCACGGCCACCCTCAAGGCCTGGCTGCAGGAGCACCGCAAGAACCCCTACCCCACCAAGGGCGAGAAGATCATGCTGGCCATCATCACCAAGATGACCCTCACCCAGGTCTCCACCTGGTTCGCCAACGCCCGCCGCCGGCTCAAGAAGGAGAACAAGATGACCTGGGCCCCGCGGAACAAGAGCGAGGATGAGGACGACGACGAAGGCGACGGGGCGAGGACGAAAGAGGAGAGTCCCCACAAGATGCCCGAAAGCAACGAAACCTCCGCGGAGGATGAAG GGATCAGCTTGCAAGTGGACTCGCTGACGGACCACTCCTGCTCGGCCGAATCGGACGGCGAGAAGCTGCCCTGCCGAGCGGGCGACCCCCTCTGCGAGTCGGGCTCGGAGTGCAAGGACAAGTACGAGGACgtcgaggaggaggaggaggaggaggaagaggaggaggaggaagacgaggaggaggaggacatcgAGGAAGACGACGGGGGAGGCGGTGGGGAGCGCGACCCGCCGGCCAAGCCGGCCACCTCCTCGCCGCTGGCCGCCGTGGAGGCTCCGCTCCTCGGCCACCCGCACGCCGACGCCGCCCGCAGCGCCAGCAAGGCGGCGCTGGGGGGTCGAGCCTCCCCCGGGCCCCCGACGCCGGCCAGTAAACCCAAACTCTGGTCGTTGGCCGAAATCGCCACCTCGGACCTCAAAAGCCAGAGCCTGGGGCAAGGGGGCCAGGCTGCGGCGCTCTCCTcggccccccccgcctccgcccCGCACAGCGCTGCCTACTcgccctcctccctcctgggGAGGCATATTTATTACACCTCACCTTTTTATAGCAATTATACAAACTATGGGAACTTTAACGCGCTCCAGAGCCAGGGAATCCTGAGATACAACTCCGCGGCAGTGGCTTCAAACGAGGGACTAAGTCAGACTGTCCTAAACGCCAGCTCTGTCCACAAGCAGAGCAGTGACTCTTTGAAAACCATCACTAACCAGCTAGAACAACATTACAGGCCCTCTAGTTATGACTCTAAGAAAG ATCCCACTGAAGTCTGCACAGTAGGAGTACAACCATACCTATAG